A genomic segment from Mus caroli chromosome 17, CAROLI_EIJ_v1.1, whole genome shotgun sequence encodes:
- the Adcyap1 gene encoding pituitary adenylate cyclase-activating polypeptide isoform X1: MTMCSGARLALLVYGIIMHSSVSCSPAAGLSFPGIRPEDEAYDQDGNPLQDFYDWDPPGVGSPASALRDAYALYYPADRRDVAHEILNEAYRKVLDQLSARKYLQSVVARGAGENLGGSAVDDPAPLTKRHSDGIFTDSYSRYRKQMAVKKYLAAVLGKRYKQRVKNKGRRIAYL, from the exons ATGACCATGTGTAGCGGAGCAAGGCTGGCCCTGCTGGTGTATGGGATAATAATGCATAGCAGTGTCTCCTGTTCACCTGCCGCCGGACTCAGCTTCCCTGGGATCAG ACCAGAAGACGAGGCTTATGACCAGGACGGAAACCCGCTGCAAGACTTCTACGACTGGGACCCTCCCGGCGTGGGGAGCCCCGCCTCCGCGCTGCGTGACGCTTACGCCCTTTACTATCCAGCGGACAGGAG AGATGTCGCCCACGAAATCCTTAACGAAGCCTATCGAAAAGTCTTGGACCAGCTGTCCGCCAGGAAGTACCTGCAGTCGGTCGTGGCCAGGGGCGCGGG GGAGAACCTAGGCGGCAGCGCGGTGGACGACCCGGCGCCCCTTACCAAACGCCACTCGGACGGCATCTTCACAGATAGCTACAGCCGCTACCGAAAACAAATGGCTGTCAAGAAATACTTGGCGGCCGTGCTAGGGAAAAGGTATAAACAGAGGGTTAAAAACAAAGGACGCCGAATAGCGTACTTGTAG
- the Adcyap1 gene encoding pituitary adenylate cyclase-activating polypeptide isoform X2, producing MLLRGVWGVRPEDEAYDQDGNPLQDFYDWDPPGVGSPASALRDAYALYYPADRRDVAHEILNEAYRKVLDQLSARKYLQSVVARGAGENLGGSAVDDPAPLTKRHSDGIFTDSYSRYRKQMAVKKYLAAVLGKRYKQRVKNKGRRIAYL from the exons ATGCTACTTAGGGGAGTCTGGGGAGTCAG ACCAGAAGACGAGGCTTATGACCAGGACGGAAACCCGCTGCAAGACTTCTACGACTGGGACCCTCCCGGCGTGGGGAGCCCCGCCTCCGCGCTGCGTGACGCTTACGCCCTTTACTATCCAGCGGACAGGAG AGATGTCGCCCACGAAATCCTTAACGAAGCCTATCGAAAAGTCTTGGACCAGCTGTCCGCCAGGAAGTACCTGCAGTCGGTCGTGGCCAGGGGCGCGGG GGAGAACCTAGGCGGCAGCGCGGTGGACGACCCGGCGCCCCTTACCAAACGCCACTCGGACGGCATCTTCACAGATAGCTACAGCCGCTACCGAAAACAAATGGCTGTCAAGAAATACTTGGCGGCCGTGCTAGGGAAAAGGTATAAACAGAGGGTTAAAAACAAAGGACGCCGAATAGCGTACTTGTAG
- the Adcyap1 gene encoding pituitary adenylate cyclase-activating polypeptide isoform X3 produces the protein MTMCSGARLALLVYGIIMHSSVSCSPAAGLSFPGIRPEDEAYDQDGNPLQDFYDWDPPGVGSPASALRDAYALYYPADRRDVAHEILNEAYRKVLDQLSARKYLQSVVARGAGENLGGSAVDDPAPLTKRHSDGIFTDSYSRYRKQMAVKKYLAAVLGKRRVDGCCRRSDCKQRKQADT, from the exons ATGACCATGTGTAGCGGAGCAAGGCTGGCCCTGCTGGTGTATGGGATAATAATGCATAGCAGTGTCTCCTGTTCACCTGCCGCCGGACTCAGCTTCCCTGGGATCAG ACCAGAAGACGAGGCTTATGACCAGGACGGAAACCCGCTGCAAGACTTCTACGACTGGGACCCTCCCGGCGTGGGGAGCCCCGCCTCCGCGCTGCGTGACGCTTACGCCCTTTACTATCCAGCGGACAGGAG AGATGTCGCCCACGAAATCCTTAACGAAGCCTATCGAAAAGTCTTGGACCAGCTGTCCGCCAGGAAGTACCTGCAGTCGGTCGTGGCCAGGGGCGCGGG GGAGAACCTAGGCGGCAGCGCGGTGGACGACCCGGCGCCCCTTACCAAACGCCACTCGGACGGCATCTTCACAGATAGCTACAGCCGCTACCGAAAACAAATGGCTGTCAAGAAATACTTGGCGGCCGTGCTAGGGAAAAG GCGGGTGGATGGATGCTGCCGCAGATCAGATTGcaaacagagaaagcaagcagacaCTTGA